A genomic stretch from Planctomycetaceae bacterium includes:
- a CDS encoding prolyl oligopeptidase family serine peptidase: protein MSRVLKRFESVCLLLLVCFLIFSCRVRAEGRDSTTDKRPWPLEAWKNVPSYRWVNDTAPIRSLLYTNESFNGKPTEVFAFYATPGSLAGNPQLDRNLPAVVLIHGGGGTAFAEWVQLWAKRGYAAIAMDLSGRQPAAPEFDPDTQELIVVRDHRKIIRTRLPNGGPEHGHTEKFQNVGGDLSDDWQFHSVAAVMRAHSLLRNWPEIDRNKTAVTGISWGGYMTCLVASLDDRFQAAVPVYGCGFLYEGESVQKKQIDSLSQSQREDWINNYDPSAWLPQCRVPILFVNGTNDVHYPLNSYSRSFDLVPGSKQIRIEVDMRHGHPPGWEPKEIGVFIDHHLLGTEALPTFGKPVQKGSEVIVQLSSVVPIDRVQLHYTTDDGLLSGRKWQSVDAQFQADRNEVTAKLPDSATVALLSATDNRGAMVSTEVIFCK from the coding sequence ATGTCCAGAGTCCTGAAACGATTCGAATCGGTTTGCCTTCTGTTGCTTGTTTGTTTCCTGATATTCAGTTGCAGAGTGCGTGCAGAAGGTCGTGATTCCACAACGGACAAACGCCCCTGGCCTCTGGAAGCATGGAAGAACGTTCCTTCGTACCGATGGGTCAATGACACGGCACCGATTCGCTCACTTCTCTACACAAATGAATCTTTTAACGGGAAGCCAACAGAGGTTTTTGCCTTCTACGCTACACCGGGGAGTCTCGCTGGCAACCCGCAACTGGATCGTAACCTCCCGGCGGTCGTGTTGATTCATGGCGGTGGGGGCACCGCCTTCGCAGAGTGGGTTCAGCTTTGGGCAAAACGAGGCTACGCTGCCATTGCGATGGATCTTTCCGGAAGGCAACCGGCGGCTCCTGAATTTGATCCGGACACACAAGAATTGATCGTCGTACGTGACCATCGAAAGATTATTCGTACTCGGCTGCCAAATGGCGGACCCGAACACGGCCACACTGAAAAATTTCAGAATGTTGGCGGCGATCTCAGCGATGACTGGCAGTTTCATTCTGTCGCTGCCGTGATGCGGGCTCATTCGTTGCTTCGTAACTGGCCGGAAATTGATCGTAATAAGACTGCCGTAACCGGCATCAGCTGGGGCGGCTATATGACGTGCCTTGTTGCGTCTCTCGACGATCGATTTCAGGCAGCAGTGCCTGTTTACGGATGCGGGTTTCTTTACGAAGGTGAATCTGTACAGAAAAAACAAATTGATTCTCTGAGTCAATCCCAGAGAGAGGACTGGATCAACAACTATGACCCATCAGCCTGGTTGCCACAGTGCCGGGTTCCCATTTTGTTCGTGAACGGAACAAACGACGTTCATTATCCCTTGAACAGCTATTCTCGCAGTTTCGATCTGGTGCCAGGCTCAAAGCAGATTCGAATTGAAGTCGATATGCGTCACGGTCATCCACCGGGATGGGAACCAAAGGAAATCGGTGTTTTTATCGACCATCATCTGCTGGGAACAGAAGCCTTGCCGACATTCGGGAAACCTGTCCAGAAGGGAAGCGAAGTCATTGTTCAACTGTCGAGCGTCGTACCAATCGATCGAGTGCAACTTCACTACACGACGGACGATGGGTTGCTGTCAGGTCGAAAGTGGCAATCGGTCGACGCGCAATTTCAGGCTGACAGGAATGAGGTGACAGCGAAGCTCCCGGATTCTGCCACCGTTGCATTGCTTTCAGCGACTGACAATCGTGGGGCTATGGTTTCAACCGAAGTGATTTTCTGCAAATAA